The nucleotide sequence GCGCCAGGATGCTCGCGCTGCGCGGACATGCGGCGTCTGATGGCGGGACGCGACCGCAAGGAGATGTGGGAGCTGCAGCAGCGGCTGGCGGCGCGCGGGGAGACGCCGCGCGATGCGTGGGCGTCGCGCACGGGACTGTTGCAGATGGCCCATCTGCTTGCGGAGGAGGCGCGGAGGATTTTGCAAGGCGGCCGGGCCCGCACGGAAGAACGGATGTTTTTGATAAACCTGCACACGCTGAGAAGTTCGCTTCACTTCTTTTTGCCCGATCCGCTGTGTCCGGTCTGCGCGCAATTGCCCGAAGATTCTTCGGAAGCTGCGCGGATTACGCTGCGGCCGAGCCCGAAGACCTCCCCCTCCAGTTACCGCACCCGTCCCATGGACGATCTGAAGAACGTGCTGGCCGCCTCGTATCTGGATTACCGGACGGGTTTATTAAACGGGAAAATGTACGACTTCGTGTCGCCGTTCGCCGACGTGAGCGTGAATTTGCCGTTGTTCACGGATGACGAATCGTCCGCGGGCCGGACTCATTCCTATGCGGATAGCGAATTGACCGCCATTCTGGAAGGCTTGGAGCGGCACTGCGGTCTGGCTCCCCGGGGCAAACGGACGGCCATCCGCGACAGCTTCCGCAATCTGCAGGATCAAGCGATCGACCCCGTCAAGGTCGGATTGTACACCAAGGAACAGTATGCGCGGCCCGATTTCCCGTTCGAGCCGTTCGACCCTGACCGCCCGATCGATTGGGTCTGGGGCTATTCATTTTTGCAGGATCGCCCCGTTCTGGTTCCGGAGCTGCTCGCCTATTACAGCACGAGCTGCGGGCATGGCTTCGTCTATGAAACGTCCAACGGATGCGCGTTAGGGGGCAGTCTGGAGGAAGCCATCTTCTACGGAATTTTGGAAGTGGTGGAGCGCGACTCGTTCCTGATGACCTGGTACGCGCAACTGCCTCTCCCCCGCCTCGACCCCTATTCCGCCGGCGACCGCGAACTGCGGCTGATGATCGAACGGCTGCAGGCGGTGGCGGGATTCGAGGTGCTGGTGTTTAATGCGACGATGGAGAACGGGATTCCCAGCGTTTGGACCGTGGCGAAAAACACGAAACCCAGAGGGGTGAATCTCATCTGCGCGGCCGGAGCTCATC is from Paenibacillus thermoaerophilus and encodes:
- a CDS encoding TOMM precursor leader peptide-binding protein, with product MSDVVWIVGEGLLADYAGEVLSASYRIFRQSDFGPDGPEAADLALVLHDGWHPSVHLMAEEVFQARGIPWLRGFVSLGEGVVGPLVRPGAPGCSRCADMRRLMAGRDRKEMWELQQRLAARGETPRDAWASRTGLLQMAHLLAEEARRILQGGRARTEERMFLINLHTLRSSLHFFLPDPLCPVCAQLPEDSSEAARITLRPSPKTSPSSYRTRPMDDLKNVLAASYLDYRTGLLNGKMYDFVSPFADVSVNLPLFTDDESSAGRTHSYADSELTAILEGLERHCGLAPRGKRTAIRDSFRNLQDQAIDPVKVGLYTKEQYARPDFPFEPFDPDRPIDWVWGYSFLQDRPVLVPELLAYYSTSCGHGFVYETSNGCALGGSLEEAIFYGILEVVERDSFLMTWYAQLPLPRLDPYSAGDRELRLMIERLQAVAGFEVLVFNATMENGIPSVWTVAKNTKPRGVNLICAAGAHPDPVRAVKSSLHELAAMLMTFDEKFESNREEYMQMLHDPFLVRQMEDHSMLYALPQAEERLHFLLDGDRPMRTFDEEFGPKARHADLTDDLRDLLRSFRRLNLDVIVVDQTTPEIRRNGLYCVKVLIPGMLPMTFGHRFTRLAGLERVLRVPAQLGYAKEPLTPEQLNPHPHPFP